AAGACCCCAGTTGAGAAAGAGATATGCAATTCGTATAAAATCTTTCGATACTGTTACTTTTGCACTTAGATCTTCCGTCTCGCAGTCGCGTCTGACGCTCactattttcaacttttcttGCAGGGTCTAAGGACGCGAGAGTCAAataattacacaaatttttaattgaagcaGTCGAGAGTACCTAAGTACCGATTTTTACATTAACGTTACGCCTCAGAATGTTTGAATCCTCGTCCTTCTCTTTTAACAATGTTTTCAAATGCCTGTTGAGTTCCCGCAGCTCTTCCAGCTCGTCTTCTTTCATCTGAAAAGCGAACGTGGATAAAGTTCACCGTGCATAGTTGTATAGAGACTCGTTTTCAATCAAATCGGGCCAGTTTCGTACACCAAGCTCGTTCTTCAGAACGATAATCTCCGAATCCTTTTGGATGATCACTCCCTTATGACTTCTCTCGCAGACCTCGGGATCCGAGTTTATCCCTAACTCGCTTTCGGACGTAGACACGCTTTCGGTAGTCTCGTAATACTGACTGGAGGGCGAATCGACGTTGGACTGCCTGTCGTAAGCGTCGTCGTCCTTACATTCCTCCGTTTGCACACCGATCTCGCGAACGTCTTGCGCCGCTTGGGAAGACGCGTCAACATACTCGATGCAGACGCTCGCTTGCTCGCTGCGCTCTGCAAAATTTATCGCTCTGTTTGCAACGGATTGTTTTAGCGTGCTTTTGAGATTGCTCAAAGAGAATTCTATTGATAAACAAAACTGACCTCGCGCCTTCTGATttctgataaatatttaaaataaacgctCAATAAGTAAAATGACAGCAGTATGTCGACAGATTGATAACAGATTTCAACTGCTTATGTTCTGCCAGCAGAGTCTGTTAACATAATTAGATGGCAGATTGGCAGCAGAAATCGCGCAGGATGGTTACTGCAGGATCTGTTCGATTTCTGCTGACAATTTGCTATCTAATTATGTTAGCAGACTCTGTTATCTATACTTCTGTCGGCATTCAATCAAATCTGTAGTCTTTCTGCTGACAAAATTTGTACTTCGCAGGATCTGCTTTCGACAGACTTGGCTGTCTGGTCGGATACGCtcttaaagaataattttgtatctTGCAGCTTTTACCTCGCGTGGCTTTCACCTCGGTCAGTATATCGCAGGACGTTACGCGCGACACCAGATAAGTATTATTTTCCGATAATGGATGTGTGTTCAGATGATGTCTCGAGACGTGCGTATTAGTTAGTAGCGGACGGCCGTCTCCGACGTATCGAAATCTGTCAGGACGAAAGTATATCGACATATAAGCGTCCAAATGCCGCGAGGATGCAATCCTGTTTGCGTTGAATAATCTAAGTCCCTCCTGAGCGAGCGGTCTCATCATATATTCAATTCTCATTTCTTCCGCCTTATCGGTCCCGCCAGTAGCTCTGTCCTGCAAAATGGAGGATAAGACTATTATCATTGCGACTGAAGTCGGTTTAACGCGCTCGCGGAAGCTCACGAAATCTTTCTCCAGGTGATCCCGTTGCTCCGGGGTGAGATTCAAGGATCTGTATCCCCGCAGTTCTCGCCGCGCGACGCGAAGCTCACGCTGAGCCTGAGTCGTAAGTGCTATCATGTTTTCCATTACCACGTTGAATGGTATCAGTTTCCCAGGCTGCACACAAAGAGAATCGAGATAACCGACATTTTCCCACCGCCAATAACGGTCCAGATTTCAAAATCGCtcgttgaaaaatttctgaattcGTTTACACAGCTACGTAtacaaatgaaatataaatcctTTTTCGGAATAAGCAGCGACTCGGAGGCTTAAGGCACACACATCCCTTgagggaaaaaatatattcgcgtGGGAAACGAACCGTGGGTCTGTCATGCTCGTTAAGCTCGCGGAAGTAGCGCGTGCTCTCCAAGACATTCGGGCTCCAAGCACGAATATCCGTACACGAGTTGTACAGCTTCAAGCGACCCTCCGATCTCTTCTGCGGCAGGATGTAATCCCCGTAAGTCAAAGGTACACCGCTGCTTGGTCTACCCGTCAAAAAAATGCGGGGTCCATGCTCGGCGTAAGACATCTCTCCCTGACGCTTTGAGAAACACTCTCACGATccaatatttacaaaattttaccgGCCGTTCCCTCAACTTTAATAAACGACTGTAAAGCGTCCAATTTTTGCGAACACCATGTCCCACGCCAAGTTGCAGATTTTGTGGTTTGGCGCTCtaccatattttatttacacacCATAGTAACCGCGATAAAGAAGGTGACATCGATACTGGGCGCGATTCCGACGGACACTTTATGCGGGATTCAATGGCTAAATAATGTTGTGGCttagaaaatacaataaaatatctttatttcataaGCTGCcgttaaaaagaattacagcgtttataataagtattttCGTCCTTATAATTTATCAACGATCTCTTATCCGTACTAAGGAGTACACAATGCGACGTACcgcgttaaaaatatatctaatttttcgtCTCACGAATGCTAATTTAGCACTGATATCTCCCCAAGTAACAACTACGGCTCGATAAAGCACTCAGTACAGACGAGTAAGTACTTTTTGCAAACGTATCTAGTCCGTACTCTATTTGGTTAAGTACAAAAGTGATTCCTCGCTTCGAGCAATAAAATACGTACAGATTAAACTTACAATGATCATCTTACATTAATACTAATCCTTTAAATTCATCCTCTCATTCaagtacacatacatacacacacacacacactctttctctctcttatccTTTTCGATTTGCATACCACAAACatctttttcaaaaagatattCCTTTTTAGATATTATACATGATCTATGACGCATGGACATTCGGCCTAAGATGAGAGCATCAGagttagaaagaaatatataaagtgtaCATCTTAGCGATCGCGGAATTGATGATGCGCATTTAATGCGATTAATAATTTGGCAATGGAACGATATGGCCCGTTAAAAAACAGCGCGCTTATTGCGGAAGTCCAAGTGATAGATTTGCgatattacgaaaaaaatacactcaatagaaaaatatctagaatattataaatatatatatctttgtatatatttatatatgtacatgtctTTTCGAATTAAGTAGAAAAAGTGGGCTTGAGCGTATATAAAATGGACTCGTGTAACTACGAAGGCAGTATAGATATCTTAGAAACGTTATCTCGCTCCTCcctccttccttcttttcaATGATGTAAGTATAATTGGAATGTAATATCGTTTcctaaacaaatattaattccaCTTCGATGAAGGCACGGCAAAGaacaatattttacacacGTGAAAATACAATTCGTTATTCCCGACGTTTCCATCGATACTTACCGttctaaaaaagtattaccCTTCAATCCTTAGTCCGCAATTGGATAACAGATAACatagataaaaatgaaattaaaattcgaaaacTTCAACAGTCTAAACATGCGGTGGAGTGGACGAAGTAGATACACGAATAGGCGTGTGACTGCTTATAAGGGAacacttcttttcttttctatcaTTCTAAAGTAGCTGGAATGATATATCATATAAGGCCACTTTTTTGCTTTTGGAACGTTATTTGTCGGGcagcaaaatttatatatcgatattttttttcgcgataatACTTATAGTCTAATACACGACGCCCCAGAGCAATGAACAACAGAGTATCGAGATACAAGTATTTCTCTTAACCCTGGAACTCGCGAAGTATCATCTCAAAGAGTATCAGTCACATACAATTCATAATACTATGCAGTCTTTCCTTCTTTCGTAatcatttttatcgttttcctATGCTTGTATCTCGATACTTTACAAGTCCATTGCTATTCTAAAGTTTGTAAATATAAGACACGTGCACCCTACAAGTGCAGTACACCCTGATCATAATTTTGGTGATGATGACCATCATCGTCACCAAAATTATGATCAGGGTGTACatggtggtggtggtagtGATGGTGCTGAGTAGACGACGCCGAGGCGTCATCTTGCATCGTCATGCCTGTAAGATCGACGATCTCGTCCGCTTCTTCGTCACTACCAGCGCTCTGCGTCGACTGACGACTTCCTGACGACAACTGGCTGTTACGTGAGAATGAGCCACGGTGAGGTGCTGTTAGCGCTGCTCTCTGATTCGCCGGCTTGACAGTTATGATGAGATTGGAGGAATTCGCGATCATCATATCTGTCACCTGTCCCGTGAACGAATAAGCATtaaaaaagacagaaaaaagaaaaagagtgaGTATTTTACTGTATGCAGATACTCTATATAGGATAATTTATACAGAATAATTCTTCGTTATTGCAAAGGAAgtcatttcttatttcttattattaaaaattttatcttctattaaaagaatataatctgatacaattaaatacattgtatgtatttaatgaaaatatatattactggaatcaagtaaataaatgttattttataattctgtttTCACAACTGTGATTCTCATATCAATATTTGGTAATTTATGTCCACTTCTCCTATTTTAGATTAACTCTAATCACGGTTTCacttactttttatccttttcttagaactagaaaattcttagaactagaaaaagataaaaagtaagtttatCTCAAtcaagattaaagttaatctacattggacATTACAGTGTGACTCGATAAATCATTTTTGTAAAGCTATCACTTACCTGATCAAGCGTTTTGCCTGCAACTTCTATACCGTTCACTTCCAGGACCTCATCATTCACAGCTAGAAGTCCTGTGCTCTCCGCTAAGCCACCCGGTACCAACCTGCTGATAAACACACCTGGAACTTTCTCGATTCCTCCACCAGCAGACGGTGGCAGTATGCGAAAGCTTTCACCatctttgatataaaatcctaAGGGCTTATCGGACCCGTGTTTCAATAGCCGCACACGTCGGCAGGTCTCTGGCAGTATGTCGACATCAATAATTGCGGATACCTGACAgcaagtataaataaattatgaatcgGCCGATAAAGACCACGCAATGAAAAACGAGCGACGAAGCACAAACTTACCTGTCTAAAATCATGTGGATTTGAAATAACTATAGATTTTGGCTTTCCTGGTGTGCCACCCAAGATACTGgatatcaaatttttcggcTTTATAGTACCGTATCCATTATCCCACGCCCCGTCGCCTACCGTcacaacaataaaattaaaatgtacaaaatatatattccgtACAGAGTCAGGAGTACGACACGACGCGAGGAATCTCACCTTTCCTGTGTATGAAAATTCGGAGCAGGCACTTGGCGTTCGCTAGAGCCCTAGCCAGATTGTTATCATTATTGATGGGAAGTGGATCACCGTCTGTATCCGTGTACCAGATTGAAAAGCTAAAGTCCGCCCCCAAGTCGTGCCGTTGCGCCAACAGCTTCCCAAAGTCCTCGTAGCTCATCGGCTTGTTACGATTCATGGAGAATCTGATGATGTCGGCGTCGAACtgcaaaacaatttaaataatgcgCAATCCTGTGCGGggggaagggaaaaaaaaacggtcgCTCCCCGTGTCGTGTTATATCCACGATCGACGGCGCGACGTGTGACACCCACTTTGCTCTTCACGGCGACGATGCCGTTGTCCACCTTGTCCTGCTTCTTGGACATCCTCGGAGTTGCTTTCACCCAACGACGTACCACTTGCTTCCTCGGCTGACTCAAACTAGCCTACGAGGAGGGCAGGAAGACGTGCATACCGAATCCGCGACGGCGTGCACGGTGCACTTTGGCTGCGATCACGCGGGTGAATTCCTAAGGATTCCTGACGCTAGGGGATTCCTAAATGACGACTAGGGACTTTTGATGACTGCGGCATCACGTGACCGCGGTGACTGTTGATTGGTCGCAACTCCATTGCCGTTTCCCATTCAGCAACGTTTGGATTGCTTGTTTCGCTTCTGTCTCGTCGATAATCATATGTGATCATATGTTGTCCACTGTCCAGTGTTGTTAATGCCGCCCGGCGTTGTCCAGCAGTTGTTGTATTTCGTTTAAGAATTTCCTGTAAGAATTATAACAGGAAAGGAGAAGATAAATGTAAGGAAAGCCGAAGAGACgagtgaataaaataattagaaactaACTACTGAAAggtaaaaacaaattttatacttatatttttacatatgctGTATTTAATGTTgcaattattaaagtaataatgtCGTATAAACAAATCAATGTAATTTTGTGCAGATGAGTGATCAGGATCCAACGAGTATCattaatatgataaaagaTTTACGTTCCGGAGCTGAATCTTACCGTAGAAGTGCCGGAGTACCAGTGCGCTACTCGGGAACTGGTTACATATCGAAATTCAATGATAGCTCAGACGACGGTATTACCTCACCCAAACGGCCAAGAATAGATGAATCCGATACATCTATAAGCAATAAGACTCAATCCGACTCTGTTCCGGGTAGTCCTTGGGAATGGCGACGTATGAAAGGAGAGGTAAGaaggatataataaatataagattcaagtaaatctagaaaaaaaaaaagattttgaaagatatatttttgtgcaGGTTATATCGTTAAAGAATAGGCTGACGCATCAAGAGGCAGCTGTGCAACAGCTACATAATATACGCAGACAGATGGAAGAAATCTTCGAGAAGGAGAAAGGTCTCTTGCAAATTCAGGCGGAGCAGGATAAGCAAACTATTCAACAGCTGGAAGTCCGACTTGATGTTGCACGCCGGACAATCCAGGATGTGAAAGAGACTCACGATACTGCGGAGAAAGAGTGGTCccaagtaattattttttatactaattaattatatactttctgTGACGTATCTCCATTAAGTTAATCTTGTGGCGCTCTGCATTTAATTAGGTAAGAAACAatttcgaaagaaaaatagcatcattattaaacgaaaatgcaaaattatccGAGGATTTAAGAAGTGCTTCTGCGAACGAAAAGTCACCTCCTCCTAAGGATATCAACGAGTCAAGTGAATTGCAAATGAAACTGGAAACTGCAGAAGCTAGAGCAGCAATGCTGGAGGAGAGGGTGAAGGACTATCATAAGGTGCAACAGGACTATGAATTGCAGAACGTGGAACTACAGAATATGAAAATGAAGGTAGAAAAGCTCGAGTCGGAGAGAGCTCTGTGGGAAGAGGGTAAGCTAATGGCAGGAAGAGCCGCGAGAGCGAACGACCTCGAGAAAGAATTGAATGCGGCGAAAAAGACAATTTCAGTGCTAAAGGAGTCGGTTAAGGAGAAATTACTTTTAGAAGAACAAATGGCCAACATGACGAAAAGGTACTTCCGACGCGTTTGACTTAAAACGTTGTGGCTAGTTAATAACTCATGTATTTGCAGGCTAGAGCATACTGAAAAAGTCGAGTACCAAGTGGCAGTGTTAGAGGCGAAGCGATCTGAGCTTGCGCTTCGCTTACAGGAGTATGAAATGATTGGCATTACTGGCGGACCGGCGGCAATGAAGCGAGAGCTGAACAGACTTCAGCAAGCTGAGGTGGACCTAAGAGCGGAGGAGGGCCAGCTCAGATCAAAATTGGACGCAGTTCTGCGAGAATCGCAGAACCTGTCCAAGAGCTACGAGGATGCAAAGAAGCTGGCTGCTGATGTGACGTTGTCGAAAGAGAAACTGAGCAAGCTCGTGAACAGACTCCAGAAGAAGATGATCCTTGTCACCAGAGAGAGGGATAGTTACAGGCAGCAATTAGATTTATACGAGAAGGAGATAACGGTGGACGGCAACAATGCGATGATTGAAAGAATACCGGCTTTGGAGCGCGTTATAGACGGATATAGGTATACTCTCACATACTAACATAcattatattgcaaattttcagtaaattaaattatttcgtaaagaataaaatattcaaaattttcttaggGACTTGGTCAGCAAATTGGAGGCAGATCTTCAAGCGGTTGAAACCGGCACTCAGAAGAATGAATGCAATAAATTGAGGGCAGAGATTGAGCAATTGAGAGGCGAGCTTGAACATCGCGCGTTGAAGGGCGACTTCAACTGCAACGCCCGAGTTTTGCACTTCACGATGAATCCCGCAGCGGTAGCGGAGAAGCAAGCCGAGGAAAAACAAGCGGCTCTGTTACGAGAAGTGGAGGAGCTTCGTGCCAAGGTGGCGTCGGGAAATTATGGCGCGACCGTTTCATCCTTGCAGATGCAAGgtggataaatatatattcttattttatttataaaatatattcttattttctgTACTCTTTATGTAAAGCGATATATCCGTATTTTCGTTTAATATAGAAATCGCGGAGCTGAAGCAAACGCATGAAATAAAGATAGCGCGTTTGAAGGAGGCTTTCAAGGCATCCTCGCAGGAGTACCGCCAAGCGTGCTACCAGCTGTTCGGTTGGAGAGTAGACCGAACCAAAGAAGGCTGTTACAAGCTATCGAGTCAATACGCAGAGTCACCAGATGATTTCCTATTTTTCCACGTAGGTGAAGAGGGTGTAGATATGTTGGAGACCGAATTTT
This genomic stretch from Temnothorax longispinosus isolate EJ_2023e chromosome 9, Tlon_JGU_v1, whole genome shotgun sequence harbors:
- the LOC139819175 gene encoding uncharacterized protein; translated protein: MSYAEHGPRIFLTGRPSSGVPLTYGDYILPQKRSEGRLKLYNSCTDIRAWSPNVLESTRYFRELNEHDRPTPGKLIPFNVVMENMIALTTQAQRELRVARRELRGYRSLNLTPEQRDHLEKDFVSFRERVKPTSVAMIIVLSSILQDRATGGTDKAEEMRIEYMMRPLAQEGLRLFNANRIASSRHLDAYMSIYFRPDRFRYVGDGRPLLTNTHVSRHHLNTHPLSENNTYLVSRVTSCDILTEVKATRGKSCKIQNYSLRAYPTRQPSLSKADPAKYKFCQNQKARGQFCLSIEFSLSNLKSTLKQSVANRAINFAERSEQASVCIEYVDASSQAAQDVREIGVQTEECKDDDAYDRQSNVDSPSSQYYETTESVSTSESELGINSDPEVCERSHKGVIIQKDSEIIVLKNELGMKEDELEELRELNRHLKTLLKEKDEDSNILRRNVNTLQEKLKIVSVRRDCETEDLSAKVSSFECLVDQLKAELARKCQVCYFQSQEIQKLRTEAKEAELLSMENESLTRKVREMEHLSREAESCGIALEQMKNVWRERDTLQKQYHEQSCALADREDEIKRLLTLIKQMSVTSDTREVCVIWLHASHRNPLILTSIQLIIGNKLFGNWSVRDVTLF
- the Mad1 gene encoding mitotic spindle assembly checkpoint protein MAD1, which gives rise to MSDQDPTSIINMIKDLRSGAESYRRSAGVPVRYSGTGYISKFNDSSDDGITSPKRPRIDESDTSISNKTQSDSVPGSPWEWRRMKGEVISLKNRLTHQEAAVQQLHNIRRQMEEIFEKEKGLLQIQAEQDKQTIQQLEVRLDVARRTIQDVKETHDTAEKEWSQVRNNFERKIASLLNENAKLSEDLRSASANEKSPPPKDINESSELQMKLETAEARAAMLEERVKDYHKVQQDYELQNVELQNMKMKVEKLESERALWEEGKLMAGRAARANDLEKELNAAKKTISVLKESVKEKLLLEEQMANMTKRLEHTEKVEYQVAVLEAKRSELALRLQEYEMIGITGGPAAMKRELNRLQQAEVDLRAEEGQLRSKLDAVLRESQNLSKSYEDAKKLAADVTLSKEKLSKLVNRLQKKMILVTRERDSYRQQLDLYEKEITVDGNNAMIERIPALERVIDGYRDLVSKLEADLQAVETGTQKNECNKLRAEIEQLRGELEHRALKGDFNCNARVLHFTMNPAAVAEKQAEEKQAALLREVEELRAKVASGNYGATVSSLQMQEIAELKQTHEIKIARLKEAFKASSQEYRQACYQLFGWRVDRTKEGCYKLSSQYAESPDDFLFFHVGEEGVDMLETEFSANLGSLIEQYLQRQHSVPMFLNAVQSDLFSQQTVTNVMT
- the Par-6 gene encoding partitioning defective protein 6, whose product is MSKKQDKVDNGIVAVKSKFDADIIRFSMNRNKPMSYEDFGKLLAQRHDLGADFSFSIWYTDTDGDPLPINNDNNLARALANAKCLLRIFIHRKGDGAWDNGYGTIKPKNLISSILGGTPGKPKSIVISNPHDFRQVSAIIDVDILPETCRRVRLLKHGSDKPLGFYIKDGESFRILPPSAGGGIEKVPGVFISRLVPGGLAESTGLLAVNDEVLEVNGIEVAGKTLDQVTDMMIANSSNLIITVKPANQRAALTAPHRGSFSRNSQLSSGSRQSTQSAGSDEEADEIVDLTGMTMQDDASASSTQHHHYHHHHVHPDHNFGDDDGHHHQNYDQGVLHL